From the genome of Streptomyces sp. NBC_00659, one region includes:
- a CDS encoding sugar phosphate isomerase/epimerase family protein, with the protein MAEPVVRIPDAKVALSTASVYPESTATAFEIAARLGYDGVEVMVWTDPVSQDIDALRRLSDYHRMPILAVHAPCLLITQRVWSTDPWTKLQRAKAAAEKLGASTVVVHPPFRWQRQYSRDFVTGIWRMADETDVRFAVENMYPWRYRDREMLAYAPDWDVTKDDYRHFTIDLSHTATARTDALQMIDRMGDRLGHVHLADGNGSNKDEHLVPGRGTQPCAELLDRLALSGFDGHVVIEVNTRRAMSSAEREADLAEALAFTRLHLASAVKVPRG; encoded by the coding sequence GTGGCAGAACCAGTCGTGCGGATCCCGGATGCGAAGGTCGCGCTGTCCACGGCGTCCGTGTACCCGGAGTCGACGGCGACGGCCTTCGAGATCGCCGCGCGCCTCGGCTACGACGGCGTCGAGGTCATGGTGTGGACCGACCCCGTCAGTCAGGACATCGACGCGCTGCGCCGCCTCAGCGACTACCACCGGATGCCGATCCTCGCCGTCCACGCACCCTGTCTGCTGATCACCCAGCGCGTCTGGTCCACCGACCCGTGGACCAAGCTCCAGCGCGCGAAGGCGGCCGCCGAGAAGCTCGGCGCGAGCACCGTCGTGGTCCACCCCCCGTTCCGCTGGCAGCGTCAGTACTCCCGTGACTTCGTCACCGGAATCTGGCGCATGGCCGACGAGACGGACGTGCGATTCGCCGTCGAGAACATGTACCCGTGGCGCTACCGCGACCGCGAGATGCTCGCGTACGCCCCCGACTGGGACGTGACGAAGGACGACTACCGGCACTTCACGATCGACCTCAGCCACACGGCGACCGCCCGCACCGACGCCCTCCAGATGATCGACCGGATGGGCGACCGCCTCGGGCACGTCCACCTCGCCGACGGCAACGGGTCCAACAAGGACGAGCACCTGGTCCCCGGCCGCGGCACGCAGCCCTGCGCCGAACTCCTGGACCGCCTCGCGCTCTCCGGCTTCGACGGCCATGTCGTCATCGAGGTCAACACCCGCCGCGCGATGTCCAGCGCCGAACGCGAGGCCGACCTCGCCGAGGCCCTCGCCTTCACCCGGCTCCACCTCGCCTCGGCCGTGAAGGTGCCCCGCGGATGA
- a CDS encoding TetR/AcrR family transcriptional regulator: MTDAAPRRGRGRPTRTQTEAGPATRDRILEAAREEFSERGYEKTSIRGIARSAGVDSALVHHYFGTKEQVFEAAVEGAMAPALGAPEAIVEGPLDGVGERLTRFFLGIWENPTSRTPLLAIVRSAVNNDTAAAVFRRLVAAQLLRRVVARLDVPDAELRVELAAAQLVGVAMLRHVIKVEPLASVDLERIVARVAPVVQGHLTNP, encoded by the coding sequence ATGACGGACGCCGCCCCGCGCCGCGGCCGGGGACGCCCCACCCGCACACAGACCGAGGCGGGCCCCGCCACCCGCGACCGCATCCTGGAGGCGGCCCGCGAGGAGTTCTCCGAGCGCGGGTACGAGAAGACGTCGATCCGCGGCATCGCCAGGTCCGCCGGCGTGGACTCCGCCCTCGTGCACCACTACTTCGGCACCAAGGAACAGGTCTTCGAGGCGGCCGTCGAGGGAGCCATGGCCCCCGCGCTCGGCGCCCCCGAGGCGATCGTCGAGGGCCCTCTCGACGGCGTCGGGGAACGCCTGACCCGCTTCTTCCTCGGCATCTGGGAGAACCCCACGAGCCGCACCCCGCTGCTGGCGATCGTCCGCTCGGCGGTGAACAACGACACCGCGGCCGCCGTCTTCCGCCGCCTCGTCGCAGCCCAGCTGCTGCGCCGCGTCGTGGCCCGGCTCGACGTCCCGGACGCGGAGCTGCGCGTGGAGCTGGCGGCGGCCCAGCTGGTCGGGGTCGCCATGCTCCGCCATGTGATCAAGGTGGAACCGCTGGCCTCGGTGGACCTGGAGCGCATCGTGGCCAGGGTGGCGCCGGTGGTGCAGGGACACCTGACGAACCCATGA
- the ilvD gene encoding dihydroxy-acid dehydratase has product MPELRSRTVTHGRNMAGARALMRASGVPGADIGRKPIIAVANSFTEFVPGHTHLQPVGRIVSEAITAAGGIAREFNTIAVDDGIAMGHGGMLYSLPSRDLIADSVEYMVEAHCADALICISNCDKITPGMLMAALRLNIPTVFVSGGPMESGRATLVDGTVRTLDLVDAISDAVNDKISDEDILRIEENACPTCGSCSGMFTANSMNCLTEAIGLSLPGNGSVLATHTARKGLYEDAARTVVDITRRYYDQDDESVLPRNIATHAAFENAMALDIAMGGSTNTILHLLAAAQEAGVPFGLDEINEVSRRVPCLAKVAPNVAKDRTYYMEDVHRAGGIPALLGELHRAGLLNEDVHSVHSPSLSDWMKTWDVRAGSPSPEAIELWHAAPGCVRSSEAFSQSERWEALDEDAEGGCIRSAEHAYSQDGGLAVLKGNLAVDGCVVKTAGVDESIWTFEGPAVVCESQDEAVDKILKKEITHGDVVVIRYEGPKGGPGMQEMLYPTSFLKGRGLGKTCALITDGRFSGGTSGLSIGHASPEAASGGTIALVRDGDRIRIDIPNRSVELLVSDEELATRRDALNGVYAPANRERKVSAALRAYAAMATSADKGAVRDVSKLG; this is encoded by the coding sequence ATGCCCGAGCTGAGGTCCCGCACAGTCACCCACGGCCGCAACATGGCGGGCGCACGCGCCCTGATGCGCGCCTCCGGTGTACCCGGCGCGGACATCGGACGGAAGCCGATCATCGCGGTCGCCAACTCCTTCACCGAGTTCGTGCCCGGTCACACCCACCTCCAGCCGGTCGGCCGGATCGTCAGCGAGGCCATCACGGCCGCCGGCGGCATCGCCCGCGAGTTCAACACGATCGCCGTCGACGACGGCATCGCGATGGGCCACGGCGGCATGCTGTACTCCCTGCCCTCCCGCGACCTGATCGCCGACTCGGTGGAGTACATGGTCGAGGCGCACTGCGCCGACGCCCTGATCTGCATCTCGAACTGCGACAAGATCACGCCCGGCATGCTCATGGCCGCCCTGCGCCTGAACATCCCGACCGTGTTCGTCTCCGGCGGTCCGATGGAGTCCGGCCGCGCGACGCTGGTCGACGGCACGGTCCGCACGCTCGACCTGGTCGACGCGATCTCCGACGCCGTGAACGACAAGATCTCCGACGAGGACATCCTCCGTATCGAGGAGAACGCCTGTCCGACCTGCGGCTCCTGTTCCGGCATGTTCACCGCCAACTCGATGAACTGCCTGACCGAGGCCATCGGCCTGAGCCTGCCCGGCAACGGCTCGGTCCTCGCCACGCACACCGCCCGCAAGGGCCTGTACGAGGACGCGGCCCGCACGGTCGTCGACATCACGCGCCGCTACTACGACCAGGACGACGAGTCGGTCCTGCCGCGCAACATCGCCACCCACGCGGCCTTCGAGAACGCCATGGCCCTCGACATCGCCATGGGCGGCTCCACCAACACGATCCTGCACCTGCTGGCCGCCGCCCAGGAGGCGGGCGTCCCCTTCGGTCTGGACGAGATCAACGAGGTCTCGCGCCGGGTGCCGTGCCTCGCCAAGGTCGCCCCGAACGTCGCCAAGGACCGCACGTACTACATGGAGGACGTGCACCGCGCCGGCGGCATCCCCGCCCTCCTCGGCGAACTGCACCGCGCGGGCCTGCTCAACGAGGACGTCCACTCCGTCCACAGCCCGTCCCTGTCCGACTGGATGAAGACGTGGGACGTGCGCGCCGGCTCCCCGTCCCCCGAGGCCATCGAGCTGTGGCACGCGGCCCCCGGCTGCGTCCGCTCCTCCGAGGCCTTCTCCCAGTCCGAGCGCTGGGAGGCGCTCGACGAGGACGCCGAGGGCGGCTGCATCCGCTCCGCCGAGCACGCCTACTCCCAGGACGGCGGCCTCGCGGTCCTCAAGGGCAACCTCGCCGTCGACGGCTGCGTCGTGAAGACGGCCGGCGTCGACGAGTCCATCTGGACCTTCGAGGGCCCCGCGGTCGTCTGCGAGTCCCAGGACGAGGCCGTCGACAAGATCCTCAAGAAGGAGATCACGCACGGCGACGTCGTGGTCATCCGCTACGAGGGTCCCAAGGGCGGCCCCGGTATGCAGGAGATGCTCTACCCGACCTCGTTCCTCAAGGGCCGTGGCCTCGGCAAGACCTGCGCGCTGATCACCGACGGCCGCTTCTCCGGCGGGACTTCGGGTCTGTCGATCGGTCACGCGTCCCCGGAGGCGGCGTCCGGCGGCACCATCGCGCTCGTCCGCGACGGCGACCGCATCCGCATCGACATCCCGAACCGCTCGGTCGAACTGCTCGTGTCCGACGAGGAGTTGGCCACCCGTCGCGACGCCCTGAACGGCGTCTACGCCCCCGCGAACCGCGAGCGCAAGGTCTCGGCCGCCCTGCGCGCGTACGCCGCGATGGCGACGAGCGCGGACAAGGGCGCGGTGCGCGACGTCTCGAAGCTGGGCTAG
- a CDS encoding serine/threonine-protein kinase, whose amino-acid sequence MPPQRSTGTESEAEQPRYAGQYLLESRLGSGGMGIVHLARSASGLRLAVKVVHAEFSQDPEFRGRFRQEIAAARRVSGAFTAPVVDADPEAERPWMATLFIPGPTLAEHVKRNGAMSTARLRHLMAGLAEALRDIHRAGVVHRDLKPSNVLLADDGPKVIDFGISRPSDSELRTETGKLIGTPPFMAPEQFRKPRHVGPAADVFALGSLIVHAATGSGPFDSDSPYLVAYQVVHDEPDLTGVPDELAELVGRCLAKEPEDRPTPDELMTALRSVSASYDTRAFIPEQRLGNGESAQPAFPVRPAVPGRPESSEDPTHMAGRQRSRRRLRLPAAAVAVAAAAAAGVFAVPGLRGEPADPAPARSAASAAKSTFRPWELDLSASGARADGQPQCTYARKTLLCVRPGVLAAAIDPDDGRVLWSRSNPGDASAYATPAPVLSGGLLLVGSGNGRHLTALDPATGATRWSRDVSRSSGGVAHVAGVVLLSGSDSRVTALDAATGEQKWRHAIPGLTMPQFHTYGDGLAYAVAPPAGTGVGTRVTALDPATGAVKWQRRVEGRLNLVAARDGAAWFTSATVDQYTDDVLRYDVAARTLHRTALRIPQAQAQTVLRGDTAYLLGSEGSLVAVDTRTSKELWRVETSVTKASAPVVSGHRLYLSAVDGRLIAVDTDKGVLLGQTRARLGDRRGSLVSVLPAPLAAGTHIYATSPDGTLFAVDGRDPSGW is encoded by the coding sequence ATGCCGCCACAGCGCAGCACTGGTACGGAATCGGAAGCGGAACAACCGCGCTATGCCGGCCAGTACCTGCTGGAGTCCAGACTCGGCTCCGGTGGCATGGGAATCGTGCATCTGGCGCGCTCCGCCTCCGGGTTGCGGCTGGCCGTCAAGGTCGTACACGCCGAGTTCTCCCAAGACCCCGAGTTCCGGGGGCGGTTCCGTCAGGAGATCGCGGCCGCCCGGCGGGTCAGCGGTGCCTTCACCGCGCCTGTCGTGGACGCCGATCCCGAGGCTGAACGCCCTTGGATGGCAACGCTGTTCATCCCCGGGCCGACGCTCGCCGAGCACGTGAAGCGGAACGGCGCGATGTCCACCGCGCGACTGCGTCATCTGATGGCCGGACTCGCCGAGGCGCTGAGGGACATCCACCGGGCCGGGGTCGTCCACCGCGACCTCAAGCCCAGCAACGTCCTGCTGGCGGACGACGGTCCGAAAGTCATCGACTTCGGCATCTCCCGTCCCTCGGACAGTGAACTGCGGACGGAGACCGGCAAGTTGATCGGTACTCCGCCGTTCATGGCGCCGGAACAGTTCCGCAAGCCACGGCATGTGGGCCCGGCCGCCGATGTGTTCGCGCTCGGTTCGCTGATCGTGCACGCCGCCACCGGGAGCGGCCCCTTCGATTCGGACAGTCCGTATCTGGTCGCGTATCAAGTGGTCCACGACGAACCCGACCTGACGGGCGTGCCCGATGAACTGGCCGAGCTGGTCGGGCGCTGTCTCGCCAAGGAGCCGGAGGACCGGCCCACCCCGGACGAGCTCATGACGGCACTGCGTTCGGTCTCGGCGTCGTACGACACTCGGGCGTTCATCCCCGAACAGCGCCTCGGCAACGGGGAGTCGGCGCAGCCGGCCTTCCCGGTCCGGCCGGCTGTGCCCGGGCGTCCGGAGAGTTCCGAGGATCCGACCCACATGGCCGGGCGGCAGCGGTCCCGACGGCGTTTGCGGCTGCCTGCGGCTGCCGTGGCCGTCGCCGCCGCGGCTGCCGCCGGCGTCTTCGCCGTCCCCGGTCTGCGCGGGGAACCGGCCGACCCCGCACCGGCGCGGTCGGCCGCGTCCGCCGCAAAGAGCACCTTCCGGCCGTGGGAACTCGACCTGAGCGCCTCCGGCGCCAGAGCGGACGGGCAGCCGCAGTGCACGTACGCACGGAAGACGCTGCTCTGTGTCCGGCCCGGTGTCCTGGCCGCCGCGATCGATCCGGACGACGGCAGGGTGTTGTGGTCCCGGAGCAATCCGGGGGACGCGAGTGCCTACGCCACCCCGGCTCCGGTCCTGTCCGGGGGACTCCTGCTGGTCGGCAGCGGCAACGGGCGGCACCTGACCGCGCTGGATCCCGCCACGGGCGCGACGCGCTGGAGCCGTGACGTCTCGCGCTCCTCGGGCGGCGTCGCCCACGTCGCGGGCGTCGTCCTGCTCAGCGGCTCCGACTCGCGGGTCACCGCCTTGGACGCCGCCACCGGCGAGCAGAAGTGGCGGCACGCGATTCCGGGGCTGACCATGCCTCAGTTCCACACGTACGGCGACGGGTTGGCCTACGCGGTGGCACCGCCCGCCGGAACGGGGGTGGGGACGCGGGTGACCGCGCTGGATCCGGCGACCGGCGCCGTGAAGTGGCAACGCCGCGTCGAGGGGCGGCTGAACCTGGTGGCCGCCCGTGACGGGGCCGCGTGGTTCACCTCGGCCACGGTCGACCAGTACACCGACGACGTCCTGCGCTACGACGTGGCGGCGCGCACGCTCCACCGCACCGCGCTGCGCATCCCGCAGGCGCAGGCGCAGACGGTGCTCCGGGGGGACACGGCCTACCTGCTGGGGAGCGAGGGTTCGCTGGTCGCCGTGGACACCCGTACGTCGAAGGAGCTGTGGCGGGTGGAGACGTCCGTCACCAAGGCGTCGGCGCCGGTCGTGTCCGGCCACCGTCTCTACCTCAGCGCGGTGGACGGGCGCCTCATCGCGGTCGACACCGACAAGGGCGTCCTGCTCGGACAGACCCGGGCCCGCCTCGGTGACCGGCGGGGCTCACTCGTCAGCGTGCTCCCGGCGCCCCTCGCCGCCGGCACCCACATCTACGCCACCTCCCCCGACGGCACCCTCTTCGCCGTCGACGGGCGGGATCCCTCGGGCTGGTGA